From a region of the Vicinamibacteria bacterium genome:
- a CDS encoding amidohydrolase family protein has product MIRLHALGIASICVTLAAYAREQTPSYDLVVANGRVLDPESGLDAVRHVGIRRGKIEAVSEAPLAGVRVIDASHCVVSPGFIDLHEHGQQEESYRLMVRDGVTSAFELEVGTHDVAAWYAAREAGQIVNYGVSVGHIPARMKVLGDPGKGLLPAGIGGSGTATDEQMAAMEAILREGLAQGALAMGFGSAYTPGAPISEIERMFRVAAEGGVSAHIHMRGGLKGLQETIAAAAAAHAPLHIVHVNSSAGAEIDAFLAAIKAAREAGQDVTTEAYPYGAGMTEIQSALFDDWKTWPDARFGLHQLVSTGQRLTRATFGEARAAGGTVIIHGRSEEQTRAAIVSPLAMIASDGFIENGRGHPRTSGTFAKVLGKYVREERVVPLMDALRRMTLDPARRLERRTPAMVNKGRLKVGADADLTIFDPATVIDRSTYEDATIPSAGIPYVIVGGQTVVDDGKLTGARPGRAIRAPLGPGRP; this is encoded by the coding sequence ATGATCCGCCTACACGCCCTGGGCATCGCCTCTATTTGTGTCACCCTCGCGGCCTATGCGCGTGAGCAGACGCCATCCTACGACCTCGTGGTCGCCAACGGGCGCGTCTTGGATCCCGAGTCGGGACTCGACGCCGTACGCCACGTCGGGATCAGGAGGGGGAAGATCGAAGCCGTATCTGAGGCGCCGCTTGCGGGCGTTCGCGTGATAGATGCGTCCCATTGCGTCGTATCGCCGGGGTTCATCGACCTCCACGAGCACGGGCAGCAGGAGGAGTCGTATCGGCTGATGGTGCGCGACGGCGTCACATCGGCGTTCGAACTCGAGGTGGGCACACACGACGTGGCGGCCTGGTATGCCGCGCGCGAAGCCGGCCAGATCGTGAACTACGGCGTGTCGGTGGGGCACATCCCCGCCCGAATGAAGGTACTCGGGGACCCCGGTAAGGGGCTGCTGCCTGCCGGGATCGGTGGCAGCGGGACGGCCACCGACGAACAAATGGCGGCCATGGAGGCGATTCTGCGTGAGGGACTGGCCCAGGGGGCGCTCGCCATGGGATTCGGCAGCGCCTATACCCCGGGCGCGCCCATCTCGGAAATTGAACGCATGTTCCGGGTCGCGGCCGAGGGCGGCGTCTCGGCGCACATCCACATGCGCGGCGGGCTCAAAGGCCTGCAGGAGACCATTGCCGCGGCCGCCGCTGCGCACGCCCCCCTCCACATCGTGCACGTGAACTCGTCAGCGGGCGCCGAGATCGACGCGTTTCTAGCCGCGATCAAGGCCGCGCGTGAAGCCGGGCAGGACGTGACGACCGAGGCCTATCCTTATGGCGCGGGCATGACGGAGATCCAGTCGGCGCTGTTCGACGACTGGAAAACGTGGCCGGACGCACGTTTCGGATTGCACCAACTTGTGTCAACAGGCCAGCGCCTCACGCGCGCGACCTTCGGCGAGGCGCGCGCTGCCGGCGGAACGGTGATCATCCACGGGCGATCCGAAGAACAGACGCGTGCGGCCATCGTCAGCCCGCTCGCCATGATCGCCAGCGACGGATTCATCGAGAACGGCCGTGGGCACCCGCGCACGTCGGGCACGTTTGCCAAGGTGTTGGGCAAATATGTCCGGGAAGAGAGAGTGGTGCCGCTGATGGACGCCCTGCGCCGGATGACGCTCGATCCGGCCCGCCGCCTCGAGCGCCGAACGCCGGCGATGGTGAACAAGGGGCGCCTCAAGGTAGGCGCCGACGCCGACCTTACGATCTTCGATCCCGCAACAGTGATCGACCGGTCGACGTATGAAGACGCCACTATCCCATCGGCGGGCATCCCGTACGTGATCGTGGGCGGCCAGACCGTGGTCGACGACGGAAAGCTGACCGGGGCCAGGCCCGGCCGCGCGATTCGAGCGCCTCTCGGCCCGGGGCGGCCCTAG